From Oceanococcus sp. HetDA_MAG_MS8, a single genomic window includes:
- a CDS encoding tetratricopeptide repeat protein, which produces MALQRICQLLLVVSVAALPACATTDSGSSSSWPWPDTPYSETKPGYGSSQAPVQESQRQSASADTQRALQPRELAARSQVGQSLLVQAREQRVMGAYVDAAATLERAIGIDAQDPVLWWELARVRLEQNRLNDAENLSQRALEYAWPEDPIYAACWELIAQARELRGDQRGASQAREQARSRS; this is translated from the coding sequence ATGGCTCTACAGCGAATTTGCCAGCTCCTCTTGGTTGTCAGTGTCGCTGCGTTGCCGGCCTGTGCGACAACCGACTCTGGATCGTCATCATCATGGCCATGGCCGGATACGCCCTATTCAGAGACAAAGCCGGGTTACGGATCTAGCCAAGCTCCGGTACAAGAGTCTCAGCGCCAAAGCGCTTCGGCCGACACCCAACGCGCCTTGCAGCCGCGTGAATTGGCGGCGCGAAGTCAGGTCGGTCAGAGCTTATTGGTACAGGCACGGGAGCAGCGCGTGATGGGCGCTTATGTGGACGCTGCTGCCACCTTGGAGCGCGCCATTGGTATCGACGCTCAAGATCCCGTTCTGTGGTGGGAATTGGCCCGAGTGCGGCTGGAGCAAAATCGGCTCAACGATGCCGAGAACCTCAGCCAAAGGGCCTTGGAGTACGCCTGGCCAGAAGACCCCATATACGCAGCGTGCTGGGAACTCATTGCGCAGGCTCGCGAGTTGCGCGGTGACCAGCGAGGCGCGAGTCAGGCGCGGGAACAGGCGCGCAGTCGTAGTTAA